The proteins below are encoded in one region of Salvelinus fontinalis isolate EN_2023a chromosome 10, ASM2944872v1, whole genome shotgun sequence:
- the ugt5g2 gene encoding UDP glucuronosyltransferase 5 family, polypeptide G2 has product MSERVQRSLVLPTFVWLLLPLMLLLLTLPLGCHGSRILVFPIDGSHWVNMEVLVKELHGRSHQMTVIRQADSWFVRERSPHYTSVTVKLGATTFDLSFFEQAVRNVLEGRRKGLVMGSLVQIRELVSILRAAHSSTCTMLSIMLEDWALMKQLKDSRFDLMLTDPGMPAGIIIAHYLNLTMVYNVRWMSFGEGHFSVAPSPISYVPVPGSGLTDNMCLLQRTQNLIHYIINLLQERLLVLPIYSDILDQHFPLGTNLLSLQQSADMWLMRVDFVFEFPRPTMPNVVYIGGFQCRPAKPLPGELEAFMQSSGEQGVVVMSLGTLISALPKEVTEAVAAAFAQLPQKVVWRLMGKRPSSLGNNTLLLDWLPQNDLLGHPKTRAFVAHGGTNGIYEAIYHGVPVLGLPLLFDQQDNLVRLQAKGAAQVLDAATLTEWEFLEALQDILKNPSYQRSMKRLSSLHRDQPLHPLDRAVFWVEYVIRNKGASHLRTEAYSMPWYSYYSLDVVVLLLTIPLGSVGALFSFVRVLLKQRSKKTMPHLGNTKIENSAKPDSKRVGNIPQLDKKKTEKMSHADKKKTEKTQTVKSKGK; this is encoded by the coding sequence ATGTCTGAGCGTGTGCAGAGATCTCTGGTTCTGCCCACCTTTGTCTGGCTCCTCCTCCCATTGatgctcctcctcctcacacTGCCCCTTGGTTGCCATGGCAGCAGGATCCTGGTGTTCCCTATAGACGGCAGCCACTGGGTCAACATGGAGGTGCTGGTGAAGGAGCTCCATGGGCGTAGTCACCAGATGACTGTGATACGACAGGCTGACAGCTGGTTCGTCAGGGAGCGTTCACCACACTACACCTCAGTCACGGTAAAGCTGGGGGCTACAACGTTCGACCTGAGCTTTTTTGAGCAAGCGGTGCGTAATGTCCTGGAGGGACGCAGGAAAGGCCTGGTGATGGGCAGCCTGGTCCAGATCAGAGAGCTGGTGTCCATTCTGAGAGCTGCCCACAGCTCCACCTGCACCATGCTCTCCATTATGCTGGAGGACTGGGCCCTGATGAAACAGCTCAAGGACTCACGCTTTGATCTCATGCTCACGGACCCCGGCATGCCTGCTGGTATCATTATAGCACATTACCTCAACCTGACCATGGTCTACAATGTGCGCTGGATGAGCTTTGGAGAGGGCCATTTCTCTGTAGCCCCCTCTCCTATCTCGTATGTGCCTGTACCAGGCTCTGGGCTCACTGACAACATGTGTCTCCTCCAGAGGACACAAAACCTCATACATTACATCATCAACCTCCTCCAGGAGCGCCTGTTGGTGCTACCCATTTACAGTGACATACTGGATCAGCATTTCCCCCTAGGGACTAACCTGCTATCCTTGCAGCAGTCAGCTGACATGTGGCTGATGAGGGTGGACTTTGTATTTGAGTTCCCGCGGCCCACTATGCCTAATGTGGTCTACATAGGGGGATTCCAGTGTCGACCGGCCAAGCCACTGCCTGGGGAGCTGGAGGCCTTCATGCAGAGCTCTGGGGAGCAGGGGGTGGTGGTGATGTCCCTGGGCACCCTAATCTCTGCTCTGCCTAAGGAGGTGACTGAGGCTGTTGCTGCCGCCTTTGCCCAACTGCCACAGAAGGTTGTATGGAGGTTAATGGGGAAAAGACCATCCTCTCTAGGGAACAACACCCTTCTGCTGGACTGGCTTCCCCAGAACGACCTCCTGGGCCACCCAAAGACCCGCGCCTTCGTGGCCCACGGAGGCACCAACGGTATCTATGAGGCCATCTACCATGGTGTCCCTGTGCTGGGCCTGCCTCTGCTGTTTGACCAGCAAGACAACCTGGTGCGTCTGCAAGCCAAGGGAGCGGCCCAGGTGCTGGATGCAGCCACACTCACGGAATGGGAGTTCCTGGAGGCGTTGCAGGACATCCTGAAGAACCCTTCTTACCAGCGCAGCATGAAGAGACTGTCCAGCCTACACAGAGACCAGCCTCTGCATCCACTGGATCGTGCAGTCTTCTGGGTTGAGTATGTGATCAGGAACAAAGGAGCCTCCCACCTCCGTACTGAGGCCTACAGCATGCCCTGGTACTCATACTACAGCCTGGATGTGGTGGTCTTACTACTGACCATCCCACTGGGCTCTGTAGGGGCTCTGTTCTCCTTTGTCAGAGTGCTACTCAAACAAAGGTCCAAGAAGACAATGCCCCATTTAGGGAACACAAAGATAGAGAACAGCGCTAAACCAGACTCAAAAAGAGTGGGAAACATACCTCAACTAGATAAAAAGAAAACAGAGAAAATGTCCCATGCAGATAAGAAGAAAACAGAGAAAACCCAGACAGTGAAGAGCAAAGGTAAGTAA